The proteins below are encoded in one region of Sedimentibacter sp. zth1:
- a CDS encoding ABC transporter permease — protein sequence MIYGRSWSSVSNFSKEHKKYLLNIKRDTKIVRISQILIFVLFFGIWQISASFGLIDTFLTSSPLKIVSMVKTFISNGSLLNHIYVSTMETIAGFLLGTIVGIVVAILLWMSKRSARIFEPYLIVLNSLPKTALAPIIILWAGAGFSGIVVTAASISVVVTTLSVYTGFINVEQDKVTLLKSFGANKLQILHKLIIPANIPMLLSVIKVNIGLSWVGVIVGEFLVSKAGIGYLIVYGSQVFKLDLVMMGVFVLAIIAAVMYYVALLLEKKLIKY from the coding sequence ATGATATATGGAAGGAGTTGGAGCTCGGTGAGTAATTTCTCAAAAGAACATAAAAAATATTTATTAAATATTAAAAGGGATACAAAAATTGTTCGAATTAGTCAGATACTAATATTTGTTTTATTTTTTGGTATATGGCAGATTAGTGCATCATTTGGATTAATAGATACATTTTTGACAAGTAGTCCACTTAAAATAGTAAGCATGGTTAAGACCTTTATTAGCAATGGAAGTTTGCTAAACCATATATATGTATCAACAATGGAAACAATTGCAGGATTTCTACTTGGTACAATAGTTGGAATTGTAGTAGCAATTTTATTGTGGATGTCTAAAAGATCAGCTAGAATTTTTGAACCTTATCTTATTGTTTTAAATAGCCTTCCCAAAACAGCCCTTGCACCTATAATTATACTTTGGGCAGGTGCTGGATTCTCAGGTATTGTAGTAACTGCAGCATCTATTTCTGTAGTTGTAACAACACTTAGTGTTTATACGGGGTTTATAAACGTTGAACAGGATAAAGTTACATTGTTAAAATCATTTGGCGCAAATAAACTTCAAATACTTCATAAACTTATTATACCAGCTAATATTCCAATGCTATTAAGTGTTATAAAGGTTAATATTGGACTATCATGGGTTGGAGTAATAGTTGGAGAATTTCTTGTATCAAAGGCGGGAATAGGTTATTTGATAGTGTATGGTAGCCAAGTATTTAAACTCGATTTAGTGATGATGGGCGTGTTTGTATTAGCTATAATTGCTGCAGTAATGTATTATGTAGCACTGTTGCTAGAAAAAAAATTAATAAAATACTAG
- a CDS encoding HlyC/CorC family transporter: MDGDGISLVIALFALICLSSYFSATETAFTSFNKIRIKNLANMGDKKAQSVLDISEKYDKLLSTILIGNNIVNITSASLATILFTRWFPNSGVTVSTVVMTVLVLIFGEITPKTLAKEYPEKFVLATVGIIKFFSIILAPLNFVFSLVRKVLDKLIKKKVEPSITEEELKTIIDEVESEGVINKHESELIRSAIEFDDVNAEDIYTPRIDVIAIEENDSLEHVKQIFVENGFSRLPVYKETIDHIVGVIHEKDFYKALSKEKSGIKSIISNVLYVMPNKKISSLLRELQQSKTHMAIVVDEYGGTEGLVTLEDIIEELVGDIWDEHDEILTHFRKLDDNKYIVSCNADIEDMVEYLELGIDYDDDDYSTVNGWVVKNFDRIPEEGDLIEIDNLKITVTKAESKRVNEICVQKF; encoded by the coding sequence ATGGACGGTGACGGGATTAGTCTGGTCATTGCGTTATTTGCTTTAATTTGTTTGTCTTCTTATTTTTCAGCAACAGAGACTGCATTTACTAGCTTTAACAAAATCAGAATTAAAAATTTAGCTAATATGGGAGATAAAAAGGCCCAAAGTGTTTTGGATATATCAGAAAAATATGATAAACTTCTATCTACAATACTTATTGGAAATAATATTGTAAATATTACTTCTGCATCATTAGCAACAATATTGTTTACTAGGTGGTTTCCAAATTCAGGTGTAACAGTTTCTACGGTAGTAATGACAGTATTGGTTTTAATATTTGGAGAAATTACTCCAAAGACATTGGCAAAAGAATATCCGGAAAAATTTGTATTAGCAACAGTAGGTATTATTAAATTTTTTAGTATTATTTTAGCACCACTTAACTTTGTTTTTTCTTTAGTTAGAAAAGTATTAGATAAGTTAATTAAGAAAAAGGTAGAACCGTCAATAACTGAGGAAGAATTAAAAACTATTATTGATGAAGTAGAAAGTGAGGGTGTTATAAATAAGCATGAGAGTGAGCTTATTCGTTCAGCTATAGAATTTGATGATGTTAATGCTGAAGATATTTATACACCAAGAATTGATGTTATAGCTATAGAAGAAAATGATTCTTTAGAACATGTCAAACAAATTTTTGTTGAGAATGGTTTTTCAAGATTACCTGTTTATAAAGAAACCATAGATCATATAGTCGGTGTAATACATGAAAAAGATTTTTATAAGGCTCTTAGTAAAGAAAAATCCGGTATAAAATCAATTATTAGTAATGTATTGTATGTTATGCCAAACAAAAAAATATCAAGCTTATTGAGAGAATTGCAACAATCTAAAACACATATGGCTATAGTTGTTGATGAGTATGGAGGAACTGAAGGATTAGTTACATTAGAGGATATCATAGAAGAACTTGTTGGTGATATTTGGGATGAACATGATGAAATATTAACACATTTTAGAAAGTTAGACGATAATAAATATATTGTTTCGTGTAATGCAGACATAGAAGATATGGTTGAATATCTTGAATTAGGAATTGATTATGACGATGATGATTATTCTACTGTTAATGGTTGGGTAGTCAAGAACTTTGATAGGATTCCTGAAGAGGGAGATTTAATAGAAATAGATAATTTAAAGATTACTGTTACAAAGGCAGAATCTAAACGTGTTAATGAAATTTGTGTTCAGAAATTTTAA
- a CDS encoding DUF3243 family protein: protein MLHNVYIDSKKWKDKLNKIIKYSHDTNLPESTIEKCIKPIISFTILTTSPDTEPEKLFYEMWHKANSKEKHSLTKMLLKIIRE from the coding sequence ATGTTGCACAATGTATACATAGACTCCAAAAAGTGGAAAGATAAACTAAATAAGATTATTAAGTATTCACATGATACTAATTTGCCTGAGAGTACAATTGAAAAATGCATTAAACCAATTATTTCTTTTACTATTTTAACAACTTCACCAGATACAGAACCTGAGAAACTTTTCTACGAAATGTGGCATAAAGCAAATAGTAAAGAGAAACATTCATTAACAAAAATGCTTTTAAAAATAATTAGAGAATAA